A single region of the Hoeflea prorocentri genome encodes:
- a CDS encoding 2-oxoacid:acceptor oxidoreductase subunit alpha yields the protein MNIASNKELQEQATAETVVVRLAGDSGDGIQVIGSQLGLASAMAENDLGTFPEYPSEVRAPVGTTYGVSAYQVHFGGRPIKTIGDEADMLVALNPAALKTNLDTLKKGGVILIDVGSFTQRNIEKAGYESSPLEDGSLNNYHLLDPDISKMTLEAVADTGLNRKASMRCKNFWALGLVYWLYGRDRSPTVEWLNRKFAANPDVAGANVAALNAGHAYGETMEATATNVARMDQPPGTYSFVTGYEALAWGLAAAAELSDRQLVFASYPITPASPLLHTLAKLSDIGVRTFQAEDEIAAICAAIGVSFAGGIGVTSSSGPGIALKQEAMSLAVSAELPLVIVNTQRAGPSTGMPTKTEQSDLNQALYGRHGESPLVVLAAGTPAECFDLAIEATRIALTYMTPVILLSDGFVANSSSPWTLPNMDSLKKIEVKNHTDTENFNPYHRDPDTLARSWAVPGTPGCEHRIGGIEKDYATGHISYEPDNHQKMTDVRAARIDGIAKSIPPLKPDQGEAEGEMAVVGWGSTYGPISRAISNLRARGLSVSHIHLTHIRPFAPNQNELLKGFRQILVPEMNSGQLVNLLKAEGCPHAEKLSKMTGRPFQVKEIEEAVMSRLEATDE from the coding sequence ATGAATATTGCAAGCAACAAAGAACTTCAGGAACAAGCGACCGCAGAGACGGTTGTCGTACGCCTTGCAGGTGATTCCGGCGACGGCATCCAGGTCATCGGATCGCAGCTTGGTCTTGCAAGCGCCATGGCGGAAAATGATCTCGGCACGTTTCCCGAATATCCATCGGAAGTGCGGGCTCCCGTGGGAACAACCTATGGCGTATCGGCCTATCAGGTCCATTTCGGAGGCAGGCCGATCAAAACCATCGGTGACGAAGCCGATATGCTGGTGGCGCTTAATCCGGCCGCGCTGAAAACAAATCTCGACACCTTGAAAAAGGGCGGCGTCATTCTGATTGATGTCGGATCATTCACCCAACGCAACATCGAAAAAGCCGGATACGAATCCTCTCCGCTTGAAGACGGCAGCCTGAACAATTATCATCTCCTGGATCCCGATATCTCCAAAATGACCCTCGAAGCGGTTGCCGATACCGGTCTGAACCGGAAGGCCTCCATGCGTTGCAAGAATTTCTGGGCGCTCGGGCTTGTCTACTGGCTTTACGGAAGGGACCGGTCGCCAACAGTCGAGTGGCTCAACCGGAAATTCGCAGCAAACCCCGACGTTGCCGGTGCGAACGTTGCGGCTCTTAATGCCGGCCACGCCTATGGCGAAACCATGGAAGCAACCGCTACAAACGTTGCAAGAATGGATCAACCGCCAGGCACCTACAGTTTTGTGACCGGGTACGAGGCATTGGCCTGGGGACTGGCCGCGGCCGCTGAGCTGTCCGACCGGCAGCTTGTCTTCGCATCTTATCCGATCACACCGGCCTCACCGCTGTTGCACACGCTGGCGAAGCTTTCCGATATTGGCGTCAGGACTTTCCAGGCGGAAGACGAAATTGCCGCGATCTGCGCCGCGATCGGTGTGTCCTTTGCCGGCGGCATCGGTGTGACGTCAAGCTCAGGCCCGGGTATTGCGCTCAAGCAGGAGGCGATGAGCCTTGCGGTCTCCGCCGAACTGCCGCTTGTCATCGTCAATACGCAGCGGGCCGGCCCCTCGACGGGCATGCCCACTAAAACAGAGCAATCCGATCTCAACCAGGCCCTTTATGGCAGACACGGCGAGAGCCCTCTGGTGGTGCTGGCCGCCGGCACGCCTGCCGAGTGTTTTGATCTGGCGATTGAGGCCACAAGGATTGCGTTGACCTATATGACGCCGGTCATCCTGCTGTCCGATGGTTTTGTGGCGAATTCCTCGAGCCCCTGGACACTGCCCAATATGGACAGTCTCAAAAAGATTGAAGTCAAAAACCACACGGATACCGAGAACTTCAATCCCTATCATCGCGACCCGGACACATTGGCCCGCAGCTGGGCCGTGCCCGGCACGCCCGGCTGTGAGCACCGTATTGGCGGCATCGAAAAGGACTATGCGACGGGCCACATTTCCTATGAGCCGGATAATCACCAGAAAATGACGGATGTTCGCGCGGCCCGGATAGACGGCATCGCAAAGTCGATCCCGCCCCTCAAACCTGATCAGGGTGAGGCAGAAGGTGAGATGGCGGTTGTCGGCTGGGGTTCGACATATGGCCCGATATCGCGGGCCATCTCCAATCTGCGCGCACGCGGTCTCAGTGTCTCACACATCCACCTGACACATATCAGGCCCTTCGCCCCCAATCAGAATGAATTGCTCAAGGGGTTCAGGCAGATCCTCGTGCCGGAAATGAACTCGGGGCAGCTTGTCAATTTGCTGAAGGCGGAAGGCTGTCCCCATGCGGAAAAACTCAGCAAGATGACTGGCAGGCCCTTTCAGGTAAAGGAAATCGAGGAAGCGGTAATGTCCAGGCTGGAGGCGACCGATGAATGA
- a CDS encoding TetR/AcrR family transcriptional regulator produces MNDDVRRKPRQKRSREKVDKILDAVETLVTQQSLEALTTTQVAEHTGYAVGTIYQYFGNRTELLIAAEERLFERLAQHLAKEVFAVLSDPVDNAIEKLIGIYIDSAKAQPGYLQLLKFSSVNKPPGINEATVDEFTGDLIAAIIRSEAPDIGDGDLEVARKTAVGIMAPLTDRILLEKNPVIQTKLQAEMVALCESIIMRAIEAGKQ; encoded by the coding sequence ATGAATGATGACGTACGGCGCAAACCCAGGCAGAAGCGCTCCCGGGAAAAAGTTGATAAGATTCTTGATGCCGTTGAAACTTTGGTGACGCAGCAAAGCCTGGAAGCTTTGACGACCACACAAGTCGCGGAGCACACAGGATATGCGGTCGGGACGATCTACCAGTATTTCGGCAACCGGACTGAATTGCTGATTGCCGCAGAAGAGCGGCTGTTTGAGCGGCTGGCTCAGCATCTTGCAAAGGAAGTGTTCGCAGTCCTGTCGGATCCCGTAGACAACGCCATTGAAAAGCTGATCGGCATTTATATTGACAGTGCGAAAGCGCAACCCGGCTATCTGCAACTGCTTAAGTTTTCGTCGGTCAACAAGCCGCCAGGTATCAATGAAGCGACGGTTGACGAGTTCACCGGCGATCTGATTGCCGCGATTATTCGCTCGGAGGCACCCGATATCGGTGACGGGGACCTGGAGGTGGCGCGCAAAACGGCCGTCGGCATCATGGCGCCGCTCACCGACCGTATCCTGCTTGAAAAGAACCCCGTCATACAGACGAAGCTGCAAGCCGAAATGGTGGCCCTTTGCGAATCCATCATTATGCGGGCGATAGAAGCAGGAAAGCAGTGA
- a CDS encoding 2-oxoacid:ferredoxin oxidoreductase subunit beta gives MNEQVNTAQLTPADFTTDQEVRWCPGCGDYAILKAVRTVLAEVGARRENTVFVSGIGCSSRFPYYIDTYGFHTIHGRAPAVATGMLLANPDLDVWIITGDGDGLSIGGNHLLHILRRNLNCQILLFNNETYGLTKGQYSPTSHQATRSPSSPGGSVDSPVDPAGFALGCGARFVARGVDTQIKQLTEVLKAAYHHKGASFVEIYQNCIVFNEDVFEDFTAKSNIADHQIQLESGAPLLFGKDKSRGIAFDPSSLGLKTVDASSGEADILMHDPANYNLASALARFANPDNPVATGVLYDNPAPVYTGHPVSTGKRSLEDVLRGGFSWQVGKNE, from the coding sequence ATGAATGAGCAAGTAAACACTGCGCAGCTGACCCCCGCGGATTTTACCACCGATCAGGAGGTACGCTGGTGCCCTGGCTGCGGCGATTATGCGATCCTCAAGGCTGTGCGAACAGTATTGGCAGAGGTAGGCGCGCGGCGGGAAAACACGGTTTTTGTTTCCGGCATAGGCTGCTCGTCGCGGTTTCCCTATTACATTGACACCTACGGCTTTCACACAATTCATGGACGGGCGCCGGCGGTCGCCACCGGAATGCTCCTGGCCAATCCGGACCTTGATGTGTGGATCATCACCGGAGACGGCGATGGTCTGTCGATCGGCGGCAATCACCTGCTTCACATCCTGCGCCGTAATCTGAATTGCCAGATCCTGCTCTTCAACAACGAGACCTACGGCCTGACCAAGGGCCAATATTCCCCGACATCGCATCAGGCGACACGCTCACCATCGTCTCCCGGCGGCAGCGTCGACAGCCCGGTCGATCCGGCCGGTTTTGCGCTCGGCTGCGGTGCGCGGTTTGTTGCCCGTGGTGTCGACACACAGATCAAACAGCTTACCGAAGTGCTCAAAGCCGCCTACCATCACAAAGGCGCATCTTTTGTCGAAATTTATCAGAACTGCATCGTGTTCAATGAAGATGTGTTCGAAGACTTCACGGCCAAGAGCAATATCGCGGACCATCAAATTCAACTTGAAAGTGGCGCTCCGCTCCTCTTCGGGAAGGACAAGTCACGCGGCATCGCTTTCGATCCGTCGTCTCTTGGGTTGAAAACGGTTGATGCGTCGTCCGGCGAGGCAGATATTCTTATGCACGACCCGGCCAATTACAATCTCGCTTCAGCGCTGGCCCGCTTCGCAAACCCGGACAACCCGGTAGCAACCGGCGTGCTTTACGACAATCCGGCTCCGGTCTATACGGGCCATCCGGTCAGTACCGGAAAACGCTCGCTGGAAGACGTGTTACGCGGCGGCTTCAGCTGGCAGGTCGGCAAGAACGAGTAG